The following are encoded in a window of Megachile rotundata isolate GNS110a chromosome 2, iyMegRotu1, whole genome shotgun sequence genomic DNA:
- the LOC100875578 gene encoding transmembrane protein 209: MSHFRSPMRCISPNARVLAAKPQVEQTLDIKQAQNKARNSITWFFVNSSLLGILIFDILYGGAAYKPFCWAEWCLASIFALNAFYHIMQYTWASITVRPISLSPKQRRLLGVSEDDPLFKNELLSPQKISESASPLNLSCISLNRRMTSLGSSGLSESKDFSSSSQFFKYGSPTSQKSAPSPNGSFNKSFNISTNGNLTGEDLIQSERELQNYLEETHQRKHVLATDIDQPSNLLSSFWSHPAVRSPGEVSPLLRRCAYQLAPIIDKSKSTSPGTEEGNSPRGMFGTSDVWRKYRIDSSKVNEWTANLRMWISKTVVERVATEIDNVCVALVRHGLSDSQPGCVELDRLRKLAQAPFLISAIPTLPTLVPFLELSNNQEYLVKRIKTLAKGGSMSEFKWNGGGSYNGKEWDSSLPTDSAIIMHLVSTYMDTQLEAPLDQPDARPFTSRYMAKAGVTLPRSKGPIIVCQSINPPHYSLAHSGDSSPSDYEEMQRGRNNLFHTLLLFLYIVKTRDSGMLGRVSLGTSGINVLWVIDN; this comes from the exons atgagtcATTTTCGGTCTCCGATGCGATGTATTTCTCCTAATGCAAG AGTTTTGGCTGCAAAACCTCAAGTGGAACAAACACTAGACATAAAACAGGCACAAAATAAAGCGAGAAACAGCATCACGTGGTTCTTCGTTAATAGTTCTTTACTAGGAATTCTAATTTTTGACAT ATTATATGGAGGTGCAGCATATAAACCATTTTGTTGGGCTGAATGGTGTTTAGCTTCAATATTTGCATTAAATGCTTTTTACCATATAATGCAATATACATGGGCAAGTATTACAGTACGACCAATTTCATTAAGTCCCAAACAAAGACGTCTGTTAGGTGTATCAGAGGATGATCCGCTTTTTAAGAATGAACTTTTGTCACCCCAAAAAATATCTGAATCAGCATCTCCTTTAAATTTATCATGCATAAGTTTAAATAGACGTATGACTTCTTTGGGCTCTTCCGGATTAAGTGAATCTA AGGACTTTTCATCGTCTAGTCAATTCTTCAAATACGGCAGTCCAACATCACAAAAGTCTGCACCTAGTCCTAATGGATCGTTCAACAAATCTTTCAATATTTCGACAAATGGAAATCTGACTGGAGAGGATTTGATTCAGAGTGAAagagaattacaaaattatttagaagAAACTCATCAAAGGAAACATGTTTTGGCAACAGATATTGATCAGCCCTCCAACTTACTTAGCTCATTCTGGTCACATCCAGCAGTCAGAAGCCCTGGGGAAGTTTCTCCTTTGTTAAGAAGATGCGCGTATCAATTAGCGCCTATCATTG ACAAATCAAAATCAACCAGTCCTGGTACCGAAGAAGGAAATTCACCTAGGGGTATGTTCGGTACTTCGGACGTTTGGAGAAAGTACAGAATCGATTCAAGCAAAGTGAACGAGTGGACGGCCAATCTTCGTATG TGGATCAGTAAAACGGTCGTCGAACGAGTAGCTACCGAAATTGATAACGTTTGCGTGGCGCTTGTTCGTCACGGATTGAGTGATTCTCAACCAGGCTGCGTTGAATTGGATAGACTACGGAAACTTGCCCAAGCACCGTTTCTGATCTCCGCTATCCCAACTTTACCAACTTTGGTGCCTTTCTTGGAACTTTCCAATAATCAGGAGTATCtcgtaaaaagaataaaaactcTTGCGAAAGGCGGTTCCATGAGTGAATTCAAATGGAACGGTGGAGGATCGTACAATGGAAAAGAATGGGATTCTAGTTTACCGACCGATTCAGCG ATAATTATGCATTTAGTATCAACGTACATGGATACGCAACTCGAGGCCCCTCTAGACCAACCAGATGCGCGACCGTTTACGTCGAGATATATGGCCAAAGCCGGGGTGACGTTACCGCGTAGTAAAGGACCCATAATAGTGTGTCAATCTATAAATCCACCGCATTATAGTTTAGCGCATTCTGGAGATTCGTCGCCAAGCGATTACGAAGAAATGCAACGT GGTAGAAACAACTTATTTCATACTCTTCTGTTGTTTCTGTATATCGTTAAGACGAGAGATAGTGGTATGTTAGGTCGCGTTAGTTTAGGAACATCGGGTATAAACGTTCTATGGGTAATAGACAATTGA